In a single window of the Acidobacteriaceae bacterium genome:
- a CDS encoding polysaccharide deacetylase family protein → MRLRFAAGLLLFVCAPLPSQTPAPANAPLQVAFTFDDLPAHGPLPPGMARPAVVHSIVDTLKREKMPPVYGFVNGFRVAQYPYQIHILEAWRAAGNPLGNHTWSHPEFDKVTVAQYEANIVRNEPLLRKLARASEWHWFRFPYLEEGSTVEKREELRAWLSQHGYRIAEVSMDFQDYNWNDSYARCAAKHNDAAIQSLHDSYLGAADESIKVYRGIAQQLYQRDVPYVLLLHVGAFDARMLPELIALFRARGFTFVTLEQAMADPIYSFDPKVPSPDGNTFNEMVAQSRNVNTAEMTDRSKELDAMCR, encoded by the coding sequence ATGAGATTGCGTTTTGCAGCGGGGCTGCTGCTGTTTGTGTGCGCACCGCTGCCGTCTCAAACACCTGCGCCTGCGAATGCACCGTTGCAGGTTGCGTTCACGTTCGATGATCTTCCCGCGCATGGACCGCTGCCTCCAGGCATGGCGAGGCCGGCTGTCGTGCACTCGATCGTCGACACGCTGAAGCGCGAGAAGATGCCGCCGGTTTATGGATTTGTGAACGGATTTCGCGTCGCGCAATATCCGTATCAAATCCATATCCTGGAGGCGTGGCGCGCTGCCGGGAATCCGCTGGGCAATCACACGTGGTCGCACCCGGAGTTCGATAAGGTTACAGTCGCGCAGTATGAGGCGAACATCGTGCGTAACGAACCGCTGCTGCGGAAACTCGCGCGCGCTAGTGAGTGGCATTGGTTTCGGTTCCCGTATCTGGAGGAAGGAAGCACGGTCGAGAAGCGCGAGGAGCTGCGTGCGTGGCTTTCGCAGCACGGCTATCGCATCGCCGAAGTGTCGATGGATTTCCAGGACTACAACTGGAACGATTCGTACGCGCGATGCGCGGCGAAACACAATGATGCCGCGATCCAGTCATTGCATGACAGCTATCTCGGGGCCGCGGACGAATCGATCAAGGTCTATCGGGGGATCGCACAGCAACTGTATCAGCGCGATGTTCCCTACGTTCTGCTGCTGCATGTGGGAGCGTTCGATGCGCGCATGTTGCCGGAGTTGATTGCGCTGTTCCGCGCGCGGGGGTTTACGTTTGTGACGCTGGAGCAGGCGATGGCCGACCCGATTTACAGCTTTGATCCGAAGGTTCCATCGCCGGATGGCAACACGTTCAACGAGATGGTGGCCCAGTCGCGCAACGTCAACACGGCGGAGATGACGGATCGGTCGAAGGAACTGGATGCGATGTGCCGGTGA
- a CDS encoding zinc-dependent metalloprotease: MRSLAIFLVPVIAVSCTMQGQADKESSGAAEAKPAPTIAARTATMQHMPGLLPLDWDAKTGKLYLEIPLSADQSHTRSQDLLYTDSLPYGMGSNDVGLDRGQISEGRIVHFERTGPKVLLVEPNSAFRTSSTDQAEQLAVRQSFPESVLGGFKVEAEGPDGTVLVDATDFFLRDVHHVAQALARTKQGSYKIDASRSTIALDHTKAFPKNTEVEAELTFALDGEPQGHYVQEVTPDASAMTVRERQSFVELPPPGFTPRRFSPRAGYFPTSYRDMNAPLGDSIDQQFIIRHRLIKRDPNCTRACVAVMPIQYYVDRGAPEPIRTALLEGARWWDQAFQAAGWAPGTFRVDLLPEDADPMDVRYNIIQWVHRYTRGWSYGEAIADPRTGEIIKGNVTLGSLRARQDYLIAEALLAPYANGKAPADAAHDAALHMVLERIRQLAAHETGHTLGLAHNFAASSFPHQPTETMSVMDYPHPYVTLKDGVPDLSEAYSAGIGTWDKVAIDYGYREFDREGKPVEDAAALEKILADSEKTGMIFITDEDARPLGSAHPHAHLWDNGTDPADELNRVLEIRSAALARFGENAIKPGTDLAQLEDTLVPLYLFHRYQTEAAAKEIGGLDYRYNVRGDGQALPAIVSNDEQKKAIAAVLKTLSPEVLTLPESLLAILPPRPRGLPRTQESLPAETGLTFDPVASGEAAADLTLQLLLNPERAARIVQYHMRNPPSSTSLRVLMEGISAATARRIEGGHTVSSEVERAVEFRGLETMLALAVNPQASSQVRAIARWHINDLLKQWTNEPAPSDSAEAIHRAAMIARIQEFERDPQKFVAAKPLEAPPGMPIGEDEE, translated from the coding sequence ATGCGTTCCCTCGCCATTTTCCTGGTCCCGGTCATTGCCGTCTCGTGCACGATGCAAGGGCAGGCCGATAAAGAGAGCAGCGGAGCTGCCGAAGCGAAGCCCGCTCCAACGATAGCCGCTCGCACGGCGACGATGCAGCACATGCCGGGTCTCCTGCCGCTGGACTGGGATGCGAAGACAGGCAAACTTTATCTCGAGATTCCGCTCAGCGCAGATCAATCGCACACGCGCTCGCAGGATCTGCTCTACACGGATTCGCTGCCGTACGGCATGGGCTCGAACGATGTGGGACTCGATCGCGGCCAGATCTCTGAAGGCCGCATCGTGCACTTCGAGCGCACCGGACCAAAGGTCCTTCTCGTCGAGCCGAACTCTGCGTTTCGAACGAGCTCGACCGATCAGGCTGAGCAACTCGCAGTGAGGCAGTCGTTTCCGGAGTCTGTGCTTGGCGGCTTCAAGGTTGAGGCCGAAGGCCCGGACGGCACAGTGCTGGTGGATGCGACGGACTTCTTCCTTCGCGACGTTCATCACGTCGCGCAGGCGCTTGCGAGAACGAAGCAGGGAAGCTACAAGATCGACGCATCGCGTTCAACGATTGCTCTCGATCACACGAAAGCGTTCCCGAAGAACACCGAGGTTGAAGCGGAGCTGACCTTCGCGCTCGATGGCGAACCGCAAGGACATTACGTTCAAGAGGTGACACCTGACGCCAGCGCAATGACGGTCCGCGAGCGTCAATCTTTTGTCGAGCTGCCACCGCCGGGATTTACACCGCGACGCTTCTCTCCGCGCGCCGGGTATTTTCCGACGAGCTACCGCGACATGAATGCACCGCTCGGAGATTCGATTGATCAGCAATTCATCATCCGGCACCGGCTGATCAAGCGTGATCCGAACTGCACGCGTGCGTGCGTTGCGGTTATGCCGATTCAATACTATGTCGATCGCGGCGCACCGGAACCAATTCGTACGGCTTTGCTCGAAGGCGCGCGCTGGTGGGACCAGGCGTTCCAGGCGGCAGGATGGGCACCCGGAACGTTCCGCGTCGACCTGCTGCCCGAGGATGCGGACCCGATGGATGTTCGCTACAACATCATCCAATGGGTGCATCGTTACACGCGCGGATGGAGTTACGGCGAAGCGATTGCCGATCCGCGCACGGGCGAGATCATCAAGGGCAATGTGACGCTGGGCAGCCTGCGCGCGCGGCAGGATTATCTGATCGCGGAGGCACTGCTCGCGCCGTATGCGAATGGCAAGGCGCCGGCTGATGCGGCGCACGATGCAGCGCTGCACATGGTGCTCGAACGCATTCGTCAGCTTGCAGCGCATGAGACGGGACACACGCTGGGGCTCGCGCACAACTTCGCTGCTTCGAGCTTTCCGCACCAGCCGACCGAGACGATGTCCGTGATGGACTATCCGCATCCGTACGTCACGCTGAAGGACGGTGTGCCCGATTTGAGCGAGGCTTATTCAGCCGGGATTGGCACGTGGGACAAGGTTGCGATTGACTACGGCTATCGTGAGTTCGATCGCGAAGGAAAACCTGTCGAAGATGCGGCTGCGCTCGAGAAGATTCTCGCGGACTCCGAGAAGACTGGAATGATCTTCATCACGGATGAGGACGCACGTCCGCTGGGCTCTGCGCATCCGCATGCGCATCTGTGGGACAACGGAACCGATCCTGCGGATGAGCTGAATCGCGTGCTCGAAATTCGATCCGCTGCGCTGGCGCGCTTCGGTGAGAATGCGATCAAGCCGGGAACCGATCTTGCGCAGCTAGAGGACACGCTGGTTCCGCTGTATCTGTTTCACCGCTATCAGACCGAGGCTGCGGCGAAGGAGATTGGCGGGCTGGACTATCGATACAACGTGCGCGGCGATGGACAAGCGCTGCCGGCGATTGTTTCAAACGACGAGCAGAAGAAGGCGATTGCGGCGGTGTTGAAGACGCTTTCGCCCGAGGTGCTGACGCTGCCTGAGTCGCTGCTCGCGATTCTTCCACCGCGACCGCGGGGCCTGCCGCGCACACAGGAGTCGCTGCCTGCGGAGACAGGGCTGACGTTCGACCCGGTGGCATCGGGCGAGGCCGCGGCGGATCTGACGCTGCAACTTTTGCTGAACCCGGAACGCGCCGCACGAATCGTGCAGTATCACATGCGCAATCCGCCTTCGAGCACGTCGCTGCGCGTGCTGATGGAAGGCATCTCCGCGGCCACTGCGCGGCGCATCGAGGGCGGGCACACGGTGTCGTCGGAGGTGGAGCGCGCGGTGGAGTTCCGCGGGTTGGAGACGATGCTGGCGCTCGCGGTAAACCCGCAGGCTTCGAGCCAGGTGCGCGCGATTGCGAGGTGGCACATCAATGATCTGCTGAAACAGTGGACGAACGAACCTGCTCCAAGCGACTCGGCCGAAGCGATTCACCGCGCGGCGATGATTGCGCGCATCCAGGAGTTCGAGCGCGATCCGCAGAAGTTTGTTGCGGCCAAGCCGCTGGAGGCGCCGCCCGGGATGCCGATTGGCGAAGATGAGGAGTGA
- the rpmI gene encoding 50S ribosomal protein L35 — MPKLKTHSGAAKRFKKTASGKFKRGQSKMRHILTSKATKTKKKLGRIVLVSEADTPKVARMLPYA; from the coding sequence ATGCCAAAGTTGAAGACCCACTCCGGCGCGGCCAAGCGCTTCAAGAAGACTGCGAGCGGTAAGTTCAAGCGCGGTCAGTCGAAGATGCGCCACATCCTCACCTCCAAGGCCACGAAGACCAAGAAAAAGCTTGGTCGGATCGTCCTGGTGAGCGAGGCCGACACACCGAAGGTCGCCCGCATGCTCCCCTACGCCTAA
- a CDS encoding LysR substrate-binding domain-containing protein yields MLENFRLRVFREVASQASFRRAAEALYITQPAVTQQIKALEEELGSRLFDRNGGKVRLTAAGEVLLRRAGEAESTLSRAIEEIGTLEGEVRGALRVAASTTIAQYVLPRLLADFARQHHGVRLQLESANTQRVVEAVASGEAPIGLIEGPAHRQELQVERWLEDELVLVVPSGHEWAGKEISLSALSSAKLLVRERGSGTREVLEQAFKLAGGPVPRMQIAMELGSTEALLACVEAGLGVGFASRFALERQRALGTLSIVKVKNLRVTREFSMVYSRGPKTSAAAQALAEHLAAFAKAVEKERRSRRSDKKN; encoded by the coding sequence GTGCTCGAAAACTTTCGACTGCGGGTGTTTCGCGAAGTAGCCAGTCAGGCGAGCTTTCGCCGTGCGGCCGAGGCGCTGTACATCACGCAGCCAGCGGTGACACAACAGATCAAGGCACTCGAAGAGGAGCTTGGGTCGCGGCTCTTCGATCGCAACGGCGGCAAGGTAAGGCTTACCGCGGCGGGCGAGGTGCTGCTGCGCCGCGCAGGTGAGGCAGAGTCCACACTCAGCCGCGCGATCGAGGAGATCGGAACACTCGAAGGCGAGGTACGCGGTGCTCTACGCGTTGCGGCCTCAACCACCATCGCGCAATACGTTCTGCCGCGCCTGCTCGCTGATTTCGCCCGGCAGCATCATGGCGTTCGCCTGCAGCTCGAAAGCGCAAACACGCAGCGCGTGGTGGAGGCGGTTGCCAGCGGAGAAGCCCCGATCGGCCTGATCGAAGGTCCCGCGCATCGACAGGAGCTGCAAGTTGAACGATGGCTGGAGGACGAGCTTGTTCTGGTTGTTCCCTCGGGGCATGAGTGGGCCGGCAAGGAGATTTCCTTAAGCGCACTCAGCTCGGCAAAGCTGCTCGTGCGCGAACGCGGTTCGGGCACACGCGAGGTGCTGGAGCAGGCGTTCAAGCTGGCGGGCGGGCCCGTTCCTCGTATGCAGATTGCCATGGAACTCGGCTCGACCGAAGCGCTGCTGGCGTGTGTTGAAGCGGGCCTGGGCGTCGGCTTCGCCTCGCGGTTCGCGCTTGAGCGCCAGCGTGCGCTCGGGACGCTGTCGATCGTGAAGGTCAAAAACCTGCGCGTGACGCGGGAATTCAGCATGGTCTACTCGCGAGGGCCAAAGACGAGCGCAGCGGCACAGGCCCTGGCAGAGCATCTTGCGGCCTTCGCAAAAGCGGTTGAGAAAGAACGCCGGAGCAGACGGAGCGATAAGAAGAACTAA
- a CDS encoding septal ring lytic transglycosylase RlpA family protein has protein sequence MRASRGPFQHSVQRRAGSPLRALAALASLTLLLTGCHHKPPQVSQQSPPPLSTPRRAEPAIPTRPAAPPPSLDDTTGPPVYTEVGLASWYGPSFNRRAAADGSVYNQDGMTAAHRTLPMGSTVRVTNLATGQQVYVRITDRGPFVRSRILDLSMGAAKAVGLYRTGVGRVRIEAFRHVSADPPGRWCVQTGPFKEQRDATDLKEALLKRYRGARVAEFQGPTGFWVRIDPVDHAHSDALEIQDWIGDPDPTAVPYLVRID, from the coding sequence TTGCGGGCCAGTAGGGGACCCTTTCAGCACAGTGTTCAGCGCCGCGCAGGTTCTCCTCTCCGCGCCCTCGCCGCCCTCGCCAGCCTCACCCTCCTCCTCACCGGCTGCCACCACAAACCCCCGCAGGTCTCCCAACAATCCCCGCCACCCCTCTCCACACCCCGTCGCGCCGAACCCGCCATCCCAACTCGCCCGGCAGCCCCTCCCCCCTCCCTCGACGACACCACCGGGCCGCCCGTCTACACCGAGGTCGGCCTCGCCAGCTGGTATGGCCCCAGCTTCAACCGCCGCGCCGCCGCCGACGGCAGCGTCTACAACCAGGACGGCATGACCGCCGCCCACCGCACCCTGCCCATGGGTTCAACCGTCCGGGTCACCAACCTGGCTACCGGCCAGCAGGTCTACGTCAGGATCACCGACCGCGGCCCGTTCGTCCGCAGCCGTATCCTCGACCTCTCCATGGGCGCCGCCAAGGCCGTCGGCCTCTACCGCACCGGCGTTGGCCGCGTGCGCATCGAGGCCTTCCGCCACGTCTCCGCCGACCCGCCCGGCCGCTGGTGCGTGCAGACCGGCCCCTTCAAAGAGCAGCGTGACGCCACCGACCTCAAGGAAGCCCTCCTCAAGCGCTACCGCGGCGCCCGCGTCGCTGAATTTCAGGGCCCCACCGGCTTCTGGGTCCGCATCGACCCTGTCGACCACGCCCACTCCGACGCCCTCGAAATCCAGGACTGGATCGGCGACCCCGACCCCACCGCCGTCCCCTACCTCGTCCGCATCGACTGA
- the rplT gene encoding 50S ribosomal protein L20, with protein MPRVKRSTKRNDRRKKILKRASGYFLTKSKLYQAAQEAVERGLKFAYIGRKQKKRQFRSLWIVRIGAAAKLNGMSYSTFINGLKKAGVGLDRKILADIAANDAVGFAALATQAKGALEQTKKAAA; from the coding sequence ATGCCTCGTGTAAAGCGCAGTACAAAGCGCAACGATCGCCGCAAAAAGATCCTCAAGCGCGCAAGCGGCTACTTCCTCACAAAATCCAAGCTCTATCAGGCCGCTCAGGAAGCCGTCGAGCGCGGTCTCAAGTTCGCCTACATCGGCCGCAAGCAGAAGAAGCGTCAGTTCCGCTCGCTCTGGATCGTGCGCATCGGCGCCGCCGCCAAGCTGAACGGCATGAGCTACTCCACGTTCATCAACGGCCTCAAGAAGGCTGGCGTCGGCCTTGACCGCAAGATCCTCGCCGACATCGCCGCCAACGATGCCGTCGGCTTCGCCGCCCTCGCCACCCAGGCCAAGGGCGCTCTCGAGCAGACCAAAAAGGCTGCTGCGTAA
- a CDS encoding putative sulfate exporter family transporter, with translation MSRTALFFIGIILAAAGILSPPMALVAGLVFGLAFVHPLPKEGQSVAKFLLQASVVLLGFGMNLGEVIHAGRAGFMYTAIGLSFALILGLGLGKLMEVAPKASLLITCGTAICGGSAIAAVAPVADASEEDMAVALGTVFTLNAVALLLFPFIGWHLHLTQTQFGLWSALAIHDTSSVVGAAAKYGSQALAVGTTVKLARALWIIPVALVTAMIFSRKRAKRADGKKVKIQIPWFIGLFVLAAVARTYLPQLAALFAKLNGLGKSGLTVVLFLIGAGLSRETIKRVGVRPMVQGVALWVVIATCSLMAIRAGWISL, from the coding sequence ATGAGCCGAACGGCCCTATTTTTTATCGGAATCATCCTGGCTGCGGCCGGAATTCTTTCGCCACCGATGGCGTTGGTCGCTGGTCTGGTCTTTGGACTGGCGTTTGTGCATCCTTTGCCAAAGGAAGGCCAGTCGGTTGCGAAGTTCCTGCTGCAGGCTTCGGTGGTGCTGCTTGGCTTCGGAATGAATCTCGGTGAGGTGATTCATGCGGGGCGCGCGGGCTTCATGTACACGGCGATCGGGCTGAGCTTCGCGCTGATCCTGGGTCTCGGTCTCGGCAAGCTGATGGAGGTGGCGCCGAAGGCGTCGCTGCTGATCACCTGTGGGACGGCGATCTGCGGCGGCAGCGCGATTGCGGCGGTTGCGCCGGTGGCGGACGCGAGTGAAGAGGACATGGCAGTTGCGCTGGGAACGGTGTTTACGCTGAACGCCGTCGCGCTGCTGCTGTTCCCGTTCATCGGATGGCACCTGCACCTCACGCAAACGCAGTTCGGTCTGTGGTCGGCGCTGGCGATTCATGACACGAGTTCCGTCGTTGGCGCGGCGGCGAAGTATGGGTCGCAGGCGCTGGCGGTAGGCACAACCGTGAAGCTGGCGCGCGCTCTTTGGATTATTCCCGTCGCGCTGGTGACGGCAATGATCTTCTCGCGGAAACGCGCCAAGCGAGCGGACGGCAAAAAGGTGAAGATCCAGATCCCGTGGTTTATCGGGTTGTTTGTGCTTGCAGCGGTTGCCCGGACGTATCTCCCGCAGCTTGCGGCGCTGTTTGCCAAGCTGAACGGGCTCGGAAAAAGCGGGCTGACGGTTGTGTTGTTTCTTATCGGCGCGGGATTGTCGCGGGAGACAATCAAGCGCGTTGGTGTGCGGCCGATGGTGCAGGGAGTGGCGCTGTGGGTGGTGATCGCGACGTGCTCGCTGATGGCAATTCGCGCGGGATGGATTTCACTTTAA
- a CDS encoding mismatch repair protein — protein sequence MTGSMPDSSQRTPRETYQARIAARRAEDAACERRHALLGYLRLALFIAGIAVAWFAFYRHTLSAWWLLAIAAIFVVVARQHSLVLRRRAEARRAIRFFERGIARIDDDWADLPVRDPEMSAADSLFAEDLDLFRFGGLFTLLNSARTSAGEDTLALWLLEPAARDTILSRQAAIAELRGIGDLREELASCGHADFEHLDVAGLAHWGTALQPQIPEWLRWLSPILVALTLCAAARYFITDHGLLLLAVVLVDATITFALQKRTQALFVSAERASESLKLASTLIQRWEAREFSSPLLRDLHQALCANHKSASHALRRLALLTRMMEQRGNFMVRIFDAPLLYSVQLSGAAQAWKRRHGESLDRWLHALAELEALQSLATYSFEHPSDPFPELLDYGPRFEATELGHPLIPDAKCVRNDVAIGGETRLLLVSGSNMSGKSTLLRSIGTNAVLAMAGAPVRAKSLRLTPLHIGASIRVNDSLQEGRSRFYSEILRLRAVCSLADERPPVLFLLDELLDGTNSVDRLTGARGIAHALLASGAIGLISTHDLALTQIGDAVGALRNVHFEERIEDGEMHFDFKLRDGVVTTRNGVALMRMVGLKV from the coding sequence ATGACCGGTAGCATGCCCGATAGCAGCCAACGAACCCCACGAGAGACCTATCAGGCCCGAATCGCTGCGCGCAGGGCGGAGGATGCGGCCTGCGAACGCCGGCATGCGCTGCTCGGATACCTGCGTCTCGCGCTATTCATTGCAGGCATTGCCGTCGCGTGGTTCGCATTTTATCGCCACACGCTTTCGGCGTGGTGGCTGCTGGCCATCGCTGCGATATTCGTCGTTGTAGCAAGGCAGCATTCGCTTGTACTGCGGCGCAGGGCCGAGGCGCGGCGTGCGATCCGATTCTTCGAACGCGGAATCGCACGAATCGATGACGATTGGGCAGATCTTCCTGTGCGCGACCCCGAGATGAGCGCCGCGGATAGCCTGTTTGCCGAGGACCTCGACCTCTTCCGCTTTGGAGGCCTGTTCACTTTGTTGAATTCCGCGCGAACCTCCGCCGGAGAAGATACGCTCGCCTTGTGGCTGCTCGAACCCGCAGCGCGCGATACGATTCTCTCCCGCCAGGCAGCAATCGCAGAGCTCCGCGGTATCGGCGATCTTCGCGAAGAGCTCGCAAGCTGCGGCCACGCAGACTTTGAACATCTTGACGTTGCAGGGCTGGCGCATTGGGGCACTGCTTTGCAGCCACAGATTCCTGAGTGGCTGCGCTGGCTCTCGCCCATATTGGTTGCGCTGACACTCTGCGCCGCAGCCCGATACTTCATCACCGATCATGGGCTGCTCCTGCTCGCAGTTGTGCTCGTCGACGCGACCATCACCTTCGCACTGCAAAAGCGAACGCAGGCGCTCTTCGTTAGCGCAGAGCGCGCCAGCGAGAGCCTCAAGCTCGCCTCAACCCTCATCCAGCGCTGGGAGGCGCGCGAGTTTTCATCGCCTCTGCTGCGCGATCTTCATCAGGCTCTTTGCGCCAACCACAAGAGCGCGTCACACGCCTTGCGTCGACTCGCATTGCTCACTCGCATGATGGAGCAGCGCGGCAACTTCATGGTTCGCATCTTCGACGCGCCGCTTCTCTACAGCGTTCAACTTTCCGGCGCAGCCCAGGCGTGGAAACGCAGGCACGGTGAATCACTCGATCGCTGGCTGCACGCACTTGCCGAGTTGGAAGCGCTGCAGTCGCTCGCGACCTACAGCTTTGAGCACCCGTCGGATCCCTTCCCCGAATTGCTCGATTACGGACCTCGCTTCGAAGCGACGGAACTTGGGCACCCTCTCATTCCTGACGCAAAGTGCGTGCGCAACGACGTCGCAATTGGCGGCGAAACGCGGCTTCTGCTCGTGAGCGGCTCCAACATGTCCGGCAAGAGCACCCTGTTGCGCTCCATCGGAACCAACGCCGTGCTGGCCATGGCCGGCGCACCTGTGCGTGCGAAGAGCCTCCGCCTTACGCCGCTGCACATCGGCGCAAGCATCCGCGTGAACGATTCCTTGCAGGAGGGGCGCTCGCGCTTCTACTCCGAAATCCTGCGGCTGCGCGCCGTCTGCTCCCTGGCCGACGAACGGCCTCCGGTCCTGTTCCTCCTCGATGAACTGCTCGACGGCACGAACTCCGTCGACCGCCTGACCGGCGCCCGAGGCATCGCGCACGCGCTGCTCGCAAGCGGCGCGATCGGCCTGATCAGCACTCACGACCTCGCCCTGACGCAGATCGGCGATGCTGTCGGCGCGCTGCGCAACGTGCACTTCGAAGAGCGGATCGAAGACGGAGAGATGCACTTCGACTTCAAGTTGCGCGACGGAGTTGTGACCACCAGAAATGGCGTGGCGCTGATGAGGATGGTCGGCCTCAAAGTCTAG